The following nucleotide sequence is from Silurus meridionalis isolate SWU-2019-XX chromosome 5, ASM1480568v1, whole genome shotgun sequence.
CATAAATCTTTTGCAATAATTACAAATTACTCTCTCCTTTTGGATCCATTTCTGTGCTGCAAGAATACCTCTGTAATtgctttctatctctctctctctctctctctctctctctctctctctctctctctgtctcttattATGTTGCTCAGCTCTGTCCTGTATATATGATGGAAAGTAGATGAAGGCCTGGAAGCATTCAGAAAAGCTCATTGCCGGCATGCCAAGTCAGCCCCTGTGCTGATGTGGCCATGAGTGACATGTGAATTACAGTTTGCGGTAATGATAATAAGAGTGCAAATCCAAGCCAGAAACTAAGCTTTTCAGCCATCACCCATTCGTATTTGGCACCATCTTGAAAGCTGTGTGCTGGAACTATTTGAGAAGGCAAATAAAACACGACAAGCTGACTGTTAAAGAACTGCTGAAATTtcatatgttgttttaaaagtgTTAGTGAAATggtcagattttttaaaattccattttgtttttttattctctttccaCAAAACACATCCAGATATATAAACTTCCAAATTGACCAGCGAAGGGCTTAGCATACATATAGCCATTGAATGGATTTAAcagggaatgttttttttctctgtaacaaCTGAAGATTACTGCTATTGGTGTAGAAATCAAATTTTCACTTAGATGGACTTCTTTTCAAAAGACACAGTGACACCAAATAAGGCTTCTCCATTTCTATTTAAGAATATGGTACAGCAGTTTCCAAAGTTGACAGtcataaaaaaagaactgtTTGACATTCATGTTTGTAGGTTTTTGCAGTTGATGTGCCATAGActaactcctctctctctctctctctctctctctctccctgtctcttaTTATGTTGCTCAGCTCTGTCCTGTATATATGATGGAAAGTAGATGAAGGCCTGGAAGCATTCAGAAAAGCTCATTGCCGGCATGCCAAGTCAGCCCCTGTGCTGATGTGGCCATGAGTGACATGTGAATTACAGTTTGCGGTAATGATAATAAGAGTGCAAATCCAAGCCAGAAACTAAGCTTTTCAGCCATCACCCATTCGTATTTGGCACCATCTTGAAAGCTGTGTGCTGGAACTATTTGAGAAGGCAAATAAAAACGACAAGCTGACTGTTAAAGAACTGCTGAAATTtcatatgttgttttaaaagtgTTAGTGAAATggtcagattttttaaaattccattttgtttttttattctctttccaCAAAACACATCCAGATATATAAACTTCCAAATTGACCAGCGAAGGGCTTAGCATACATATAGCCATTGAATGGATTTAAcagggaatgttttttttctctgtaacaaCTGAAGATTACTGCTATTGGTGTAGAAATCAAATTTTCACTTAGATGGACTTCTTTTCAAAAGACACAGTGACACCAAATAAGGCTTCTCCATTTCTATTTAAGAATATGGTACAGCAGTTTCCAAAGTTGACAGtcataaaaaaagaactgtTTGACATTCATGTTTGTAGGTTTTTTTGCAGTTGATGTGCCATAGACtaactccctctctctctctctctctctctctctctctctccctctctctctctctctctctctctctctctctctctctctctctctctctctctctctctctatatatatatatatatatatatatatatatatatatatatatatatacagtacagaccaaaagtttggacacaccttctcattcaaagagttctctttTCTCGTTTTTATGACTATAGAAATTGTAGaatcacactgaaggcatcaaaactatgaattaacacatgtggaattatatacataacaaaaagtctgaaacaactgaaaatatgtcatattgtaggttcttcaaagtagccaccttttgcttagattactgctttgcacactcttggcattctcttgatgcctactttgaagaacctacaatatgacatattttcagttcacttttttgttatgtatataattccacatgttaattcatagtattgatgcctttagtgtgaatctacaattgactgtgtatatatatatatatatatatatatatatatatatatatatatatatatatatagaaagagagggggagagagagagagagagagagagagagagagagagtacatatgtatgtattcacacataaaaaaactaaGATCAAAAAGAAGTATAGAAGTATTACATTTCAATTGTAAAAAGTTCTGTGCACATTTAGCTAAGCCCAAGGTTTTGTGCTAACGACCACATAATGGGTATTTCCTCTCTTGATGGCTTTTTGATGGTCTCCCTTTTGAGGCTGAAATTCATTATCAAATcgagtttgtttttgtttctccaacCGCAGTCATTAACCACACAATCACTAGTGGCTATGCACAAATACGCATTCGAAGAAAGCTAAGACAGTGGTCGATCCTTTAGCCATGGTGACATGGTTTAGCAAACCAGGCGCCTTGATAATATTGATAGTGATAATAGTGCTAAAAAGTTAAAAGAATATGGTGGACTGTAGCAGAACGGAAGCCGTGAGCTGCAACAGAAGCACCAGCCAGTGATAACACTTTTCCTGGCTGAGAGCCATCCTCTTACACTAGCTTCAAGGAATACCAGATTCACCAGGTGTGCATTGGCTCAGTGATCTCCGTGGCCAGCCCAGTCTTCAGGAGATATGCggaatatatattaatatattatcacCAGGCTAAAAGGACCAGACAAACTACATAACATTTCCTACCTTATCCTTTTTTGCACAATACATACTTCAGCCTAAATCTACACAATACTAACCCTTTTAGCCTAAAgccttatacagtatattgcacAGTATAGAGTCTTTCTTTTATAGATCGTGTTTCTAATTTCCTcctttttctgattctgattctgattttgccCATATAATATGGTTTGTACATAACCTGACCATAGCCTGTCCTCTGACTCTAATTTTGGTTTACATATTGGAATTATCTGCAAGCTTTCATAATAAAGCTTTTGTGTACCAGAATAATtgctataatatttattttattttattttttcatttaatttcttttatttatttgtttggttgtttgtttattcttacctaaatattttcaaaatcatCGATTTACTCTTAATCAACTGAATTATTACCAAAGTAGCAGTATTTTCACTTTTACAACAGATCTCCCTACTAAGTGCTGCGAAATATATTTGCTCTTTTTCAATGTgcacacaaaatgaaaaaaatcctaAAGGTATCATTTAATCTTTGCTTTCAGCAGATTTATTTTCTCCTACCACAAAAAGCATTAATTCTTAGAGTGCTAGACCGCGGACACAACGAAAACTAAATGTAGTTTATAGCAGATCTTCACATAATTGTTCTGGATCAGTTAATATAAATTACTATTGATAACTGGAGACAAATATTCTCTTTTCCTTAAATACTAATCATGTGGTTAATGCTACATAGAGCTCTAATCCCCAATGGAAGAATGAAACAATCATTTTAAATTAGCCAATAGTGGCTGTGTTGAGTTAATGGTAAATCAAATTACacatattttgttatattaataatgatacaGCACATTTCATTCTCCTTCCATTTCACCTCTTGAACTCTTTCATGCTAAGCCTTGAATGACTTAAATGTTTGGATGCCCAGTAGGGCAATACGTGGTGGAGGTGGAATGCACTAAATGGTAGACAGTTAATTCAAATGAAGCATGGACAAAAGAGTTTTTTGGATCAGACTCAATGAACAATCAAAGAAGTGTAAGCAATTGTCCATGGGCTCAAGTTGGATGCCATGGTCAATTAAGTCTTAGGCAGAGCTGCAATCCTTAACATTCAGCCTCTTCTAAAGGCAGCCTTTAAAAATGAGCaaagtctttttaattatcattttgTTGCTCACTATAGTACCATAAAAGAGGCAGTATTCAACATTAATGTCTCAATAACAACATTTCAGAGAGGtctgtgatgaagagcagaTGTGGCCTTCACTAACAATTCACTTGATGAAATGATGCCATAGACCAGGTCATAAGAATTTGTCACCCCTTAATTGCACATCTTCCATGGGgagcttgtttttattgctttctcCTTTATGTTTTTGGCCTATTCCggtatttttttaatctcttctGTTTTCTCATCCATCCTTTCATCTGATCTGATGTCACCCATGAGAAACACATTTACCTAGAACGCAGGAGGGGATGTTTAAAACCCAGGCCTGTTGTATTATTAAAATCAGATGGACAGTGTGGAGTGGGTGCCAGGGTGCATGTCAAATACAGACAAGCTCAAGACAACAGGCACATAATATGAGTCAGCCAGTGGCGACTTACTGCAAGAATGCTACCTCTAAATGCTgaacatttagaaagaaaacataCACAGGAAAACACAACTTCTGAGAACTTAAGCTGTGCCAGAAGTTCCCATGCTAGCCTGTGCTTGAGGCGAATGGGGTACGACGGAAAAATGTTATGTGGCAAATACCAGAATCTGTGGGCAGCTCTGTTGGAAACAGGCAAACTGTGCCAGGATAAATTTTCTAACACCCTTTCCTTATCTCTGGCATAGGAAGAGGGGAAAGATCCCAGCTCTCTGCTGAGGGTCATGGTTTATTCACTCCACATGCAAGGTGTCTCAAATAAGCCTCTACATTCTGCTCTGTGTCAGTTTAAAGCTCTAAAATAAACCGGCAAGGGAAAAGTCATTTCCAATTAGTGGCTACTTCAGCTGGCCTGCTTAGCACTGCTGTCTACAATTACCCTCCTGGTTAGGGCACCACGCTTGTGCATTACAGTGCTTGCCAATGTTTACAAAGAGAAACTTTATGCAGAAGCTCTGATTTCCCACCATTCTGTCGATTCACGGCAGACACGGAAGCAAACTAATAGAAAAACAATTAGTCAAAATGACACAAGCTGAAGAATTAATTGATGTACTGATAAGTACAGCATCAATATCTGATGCCTTATAAAGCAGCAATAGCTTTAAAAGGAAGTAATCGCTAGAAAGTACCAGACAATATTTTTCCCTGACAACTGATTCGATTTCAGTTTTGCATTGTGATCCCCAGACTCCTCTTTCAACTCAGAAGGGAAGCAAAGaattgtgtttataattttttttaaacacagttcagtgaattttattttatgcctTTCATTTTACTAGCAATCAGTCATTCGTCGTGCATTTCCCTTAAATGTTTACTTTGTCCTCCTGACTGATTGTATGAAGTTCTGCACCTCAGCGTATATGTAACTTAACACAGATCAGTGCATGATGGCCAAGTTTCCATCAAGCTTCGGGAATTTAGTCTGTTTGGCTTCATAATAGTTCACCTCCCAGAAGACTGGGAGGCATCATGatatttattggtttatttcaGCCACAGCTTTTCCACTGGATAGTGAATGTCATCTATCCCATAAACTTGAATCTCagcctgaccaatcagaagtgcaatttgcagaaaacacttttaatagtataatattaacccccaaaaatataaaaataaaaataaaacgccTTCTTAATTTGTGTgatatttttatggaaaaaatgtGGCCAAATGTTAATAACTCTCAGTGGCGTGACTCCCGTAATACCCTTTCGACTGGTTTTATTCAATTACGTCGAATAATAAACACTTGTGACGTCACACTCTGGGATCTCCTGTTGAAATGACTTTCACAATAACAACTTACAGGCAGCCCTGTCACTGTAACAATCACGTTATAAATTAGAGCAAAATCGATGGAGAAACCAAGCTGAGGTGACAAGAAAGGAACAAATTACCTGAGCTGATTATTTTGGTTATGGTCGACCAAATCAATGTGTAAACACAGCTGTCTTTTCCCGTCCGCCGGGCAATTAGTTCCTatgatgaaaacattttaataagttGTCCTTAAATTGTGTTTACTATTATTTGTGTATACAACGGATCCATTTCACGTCACGCGGTAATTTAATAATCCTAACCTGTCATTACGGCCGCTCTTACAATGTTCCCAAACTCAGTCTGATAGTTTTGGCATTATAGGAAGCAGGCACAACTCGCCTCAGAAGACTTTATTTTACGGAAAGCCCCAAATTGTTATAGGAAATGTTAGCTTTAACCAAAGCGCCGAGTTTCacggagatttttttttcaatgcgcGCCTCCAGATGGTAATATTTAGTAAGACTCAAACATTTCTTGCTgtatttttcctccttcctctgaataaattatattatacttCTTTAATTAAAACGTCATAAAAACAACATGAGGAGTCCATGCAGAGACAATCTGGTGAGGTAAATGGAAGTTTATTTGCTAAAAAGGGCGGGGcgtatttattatttcaacatatttttttatttatttatttaggaagAACAATTTTTCCCTAGAGCAAATAAAGCTTAAggaaaatgtacagaaaaaaagcatataGGGTAgttttgaatgtaaataaaaaattggacaGCAAACCCAAAGCATATCTGCAGAAGGAATCGTGTCTCTACTTGtaaaataatctaatctaatctaatctaatctaatctaatacaatataatgtcatttaatataatataatataatataaaaaacataaaaatatttgtaaaaaaaaacgtttaatattttatatatatatatatatatatatatatatatatatatatatatatatatatatataagagtttatttataaagagtttatttacaaatattttatatttttctaggtagtccaaaatatatttagataCGATggacacattttatatttatgttatataattgaattatattatatgttgTATTATATGTTAATAATTGAATATACACTTTCTATTTTCCTAGTAGTCAAAAATATTGGAAACATTACACGCCTGCTGTAAATCTGCACACACGGGAGAAAATCTCCTGTTTAACATTCTTTGCGCAAATCAATGACAAGAGGCCGGAAGACATTTTCTCCGGTCTATAAATTATAAGTTCCATCCTCTGACCGACTTCACATGCAGGAAATTCGGTAGCTGTCACTTGTTCTTCTGGAAGTTGTCCTACTGCTGGCCTTCATTTGCGCCCCTGTTGGTGCCTCCCAGTTTAGGAGCTGAATGTGGAGTGGGTGGGGAAGTGCGCGGACACGCGGACGCGCCACTACAACTGCGAAATGATCGGCAATTTAAACGCGAGCGCGCATGGGACAGACGCGTAAAATAAAGCGCGATTGAAAACAGCAAAGGGAAATCGATTCAAGCACCTGGAGCTGGATGGCCATGCAGAGGGTGAGTGAAGCCGGGGACAGAGTTTCGGTCGCCTGTCCGCGGGCGCAGGGTCTAAGCCGGAGAGCGCACGCGTTCTCTGTGGAGGCTTTGGTGGGGAAAAGCTGCAAAAGGATGAAAGTAGAAAAGGCGAAGGATTTGAAGATAGAGACGAGAGACTGCGACTTGGACAGAGTGACTGGGAACGTGGTGGATGAAGGACAGGACAGCGGTGAGCGTCTACTCTTcttcagactgtgtgtgttttgcgcACTGACCGCTGATGCTTGAGAACTCAGCCTTTCTGCTGGTTTAGTAACACAGCAGTTACACGAGACTAGCTATATCAATGGGTGTTAACAAACAAATTAGAGttgtaaatcaataaattaaatgcattatacatatatatatatatatatatatatatatcagttttGCGCGTTATATTTTGCGCATTTTAGTGTATGTAGACCAACTAACGTTTTTTGCTTTTCATAATTACTTTAGATACTTTTTATACTCTTCTTCCTGAAGATACCAAAGCTGCTATAAATGTGTGGATTATGTTGTGCAGTGCATCAAATCGAGGAAACTGTTGAACGCACAAGTACATCCGCCGAGGACAAAACTGACCCAGACGCACAAATCCAAGTGGAACTGCAAGGATCCGATCTGTGGAGCAGATTTCACGAGATCGGAACAGAGATGATCATCACCAAAGCGGGCAGGTGGGAGAGCAGtttactatttttattctttaatagaTTAGGCCTTTTTCACATTggataaataaagcaaaaacgaagtagaaataataagaaatagCGATGAAGTAACGATTTATATTTAGactaaacatatttattttgcctAAATGTCTCTGTGTTTTTACTAAAAAGCTGTTAAACATCTCAAAATAATCCTTCATCAGGCGAATGTTTCCATCCATCCGAATAAAAGTGAAGAACCTGGACCCCTTTAAGCAATATTACGTTGCCATGGACATCAGGCTCGTGGATTCCAAGAGATACAGGTGAGACACTAATATATTTGAAAGatacagtttaaaataataaataaaattataatcaaaggtgataataataatagggaaaaaagaaaaagaagaaggagtaGAAGAATACATAATCTCGTAAAATAACAAGCAACAGCGAATTAAACAGATgttttattaaagtaaaaacGTCAAAGCAACGATGAAACAAGCAAGACGAGGAAGTGAAGTAAAACaacttatttaatttttatgcaCACACTCTAAGCgcggataaataaaaaaattggagCAAACTGGTACACCCCAAAAAAATAAGCAATGTTTATTTGATACACGTGAGTGAGCATAAATTAACACTTTAAGTTCTAACAATTATCAGTTCAATAGACTAAAGTTTTTAAGTATATTGTTTTAAGTAAATTACTCCACTTAACTTTTTCTTACTTTGAATTAtatacaaaagcaaaaaagaaaaacaaatgtttcttcttaacttttcattttaaaatacaaacaagGAAAGAGACAAGTTTAAAACAAGTttgccaatgttttttttttcacaccttTTAAAAATACGAGTCAACTTTTCCAAGGTTAAGACAGAAGGCCTGAGCAGGTTGTCCAGTTCCATCACTGAATTCCCATCAAAATGATGCACAGTCAGGATTTAGTTGTGGATTTTCTAAGTCAAAACTGAGGATTCCTACTGGAATTTGTTGATACGAGCTCAGGTCAATGCCATCctaacaaagaaagaaacagattgACAAGAGAATGATATCTTGACAGTTATTTAATGCTGTTTTGTcaactaaaatgtaaatgtacacaaCGTTATAAAAACATGGGTTATAACGTTAGTTTGAATTCCCTCTCCAGATTTACTGATCGGGACGATCACAGTTTAGTAAATCTGTGCACTGTCTGCTCCTCTGGAAGCAGGTTGTGGAAGCTATGTGTAGTGGTTCAACTAAACAGTGTCCGCCGCAATCAGTCCCTTGATGGGAAAAACGAGAACAATAAACAGACGAGTAAAAAGCCACGGAACATTCATGAAGTCCtaaattgtttaaaagaatGTATTTTCACTATTTACAAACATCTTTtggatgaagaagaagagaataaaCTAAATGAACAATTTGCCGAATTCGCCTTTTAGGTGTTCAAGCGGGAGCAAAAAAATACCAACAAAAAGATTGAAACACTATTTaaacagtgaaatgtttttcagactaaaacattttataatctaACTACTCGCCCCCAGTGTGGGGGTGGTGGGGGGCGTGGTCAGTACAAAATTATTCATTCGAATCCATTAAACttaaacattttcacacattCAAATATGTCTACAGAAGTAGTAGAATTTCAATTAATTGTTATAGCAATACACCCGatcttaaataattaaataatgttgcaattaaattgatttaaattagATATAAACCCCGGGCTAACAATGCACTCAAATGCACATTTAGGAAgagaaatctttttatttttatttcagtaattaatataaaaggaACAAGAATGGCAAACATCAAATGGTTCACTTTAAAAAGCAGTTTCCtacataaataacatttatttaaaaaacgcTATAATTGCATTTGTTTGATTACTAACCCATTTGCTGGGTTATGTTCAAATACTGACCGAATGTCTAAAGAAAttggtttaaaatgtaatcatttttaataatgttatgAAGGTACTGATTTTTCTTCAATCCACAGATATGTATACCACAGTTCCCAGTGGATGGTGGCTGGAAACACAGATCACTCGTCCTTCACCCCGCGGCTCTACATTCACCCGGACTCCCCATGCTCCGGAGAAACGTGGATGCGCCAAGTGATCAGCTTCGATCGTGTCAAATTAACAAACAACGAGATGGACGACAAGGGGCATGTGAGTTGCACGTATTTCAAATCACCATGTAACATCTATTCCGGTCAAAGCTGTCCCATTCTACGGTTGAAATGGATGCATTTTTTTGCTTACGTCTCATCTGGTAAACCAGATTAAAATGGCATGGTTTATTGTTTCCATTCACATTGTTTCATAACTGCTTTTGGAGAACAGCAACTACACCTATTTCCGTAGGGTTAAATTGCAATATCTGGCACGATCAGAAGCACGGATTGTCATTTGAATACCAGAATGTTTTACGTTTTTTTGCCCTAAAATACATGACAGTGTGACTGTGTAACTCAAACAGGGGCTTCCCAGTGTACACAAATGTATCTTCCTATCTTTCTTCAGCTTGATCGGAGCTTAGTCAACAACAAGTGCCAATCTTTCACGCGCCAGCTGCTGTTGCGCGGTTTTACGCTTTAAACTTTAACCAAGATCAGCTACAGTCTTTCGCTGAATTCgctaaatggttttttttttcactcagaTCATCCTGCAGTCCATGCACAAGTACAAGCCGCACGTGCACGTGGTCGTGCACGAGCCATCTCTGGACGTGTCGCAAATCGCTGCGCTCCCTGCTGAAGGCGTGTGCACTTTTTCCTTCCCCGAGACCCAATTCACAACTGTAACAGCCTACCAAAACCAACAGGTAAAGCATTCGTTTTTaaacttttcatttcacttaaaaaaaaaaaaaaaaaaaaaaaaaaaaaagattgagttttttttatataaacaataccAATGCacacatttcagatgaaatGTCCAAggtgatattttattttctctgaagGCAGTATTAGGCCTCTCTGAATAAGAGGATATATTCGTCTTTTTCAAAGCATTTGCCTTTCTGACATAATCTACAACATGGATATGAAGAATAAAGGTCATTCCATctttgtttatacattttatggaaGTTATGGTGAACTGCAGGATTCTGTACTATAGTGTTTTAACTACAAGCATATCAAATTTAACGTCAACCTGACTGCATAAATCATGCTGTTTAGCTTTTAGGGAGCATTTGACCTGTGTAGGATTTCTGTATTTACACATGTTCCAGAAGCCACAGAAATGCTGCCAACCTCTGTCACTAGGGTCCAgatctgtgcaaaaaaaaaaaagaaaacaaaaaagaaactgcAAAAATAACCCCAAAAACCTTCAATTGAATTTCTGGGGTTGTGCCTCAAGGTTTTTGGAGTCCTGTTTCATGTTCTATATAAATTAATGACCAGCAAGTTCTCAgttatcaaaatgtattatctGACCTCAGACCACACTTTCTGCATAAGAAATATGAATTGAAATGTATTGACTTTTTGTATTATTAAGCATATACATTAAGCGATATTTAAATAACACTGAATTTACTTTTTCTGCCATTAAGATAACAAAATTGAAGATTGACCGAAACCCTTTTGCTAAGGGCTTCAGAGACCCAGGAAGAAACAGGTAACGGAATATATGTACTTTAGTCATTGCAAAAATAagcgtttattattattattattattattattattattattattattattattggtagtactagtagtaatattgttatttacaatacattttatctCTTACAGGGGTGTACTGGATGGTGTTATGGACTCTTATCCCTGGCGAAATCCATTTGGTCTCAATTTGAAACCATATGGGTTGGAGCTGCAAGGTACAGACTATTGCATTTTTCACTGTTAGattgactattattattattattattattattattattattattattattattattatttgtatttgtatttgtattcatattattataatttagcTTTTAGAATTATAtgttttcaaattaaattatattatgttttataaattataaattatgttATGTATTAAATGTTGGACAagtagtttttctttaaaaatcagatattcagaaacaaaaagataaaaagctTTATAAACTACTCATATTGTCGAGACAATCTTTTAAAAGaggattaaattaaaattaaaaggtGCATAATGAGCAGAGATTCAAAGATCTAATCTGTATAGATAACAACGAATCATGTGCAAATACCCTGTACAATTAATTAggtttatgtaaaatgtttttactgtaCAGTGATTGCTTCTGACCACTGCCAATCAAATATACCTCtgtaatattatttttcttaaaaaaaaaagagaaaaagctgATGTGCTGAGAAAGAATCCATAACCAAATAACTGATTGTTCATTGCTGTAATAGTATATTTGCCAAAAgtaaaatgtcacattttccTTTAACACATTCATTACAGGTGAAAATTGTGGGTCATCTGAGAGCTGTGGTGacatttcttcactgaaaaggCTCTTGCCACACTCCAgttcctcactctctctcccattCACCTTCTCTGGCTCTGACAGTGATCTTCCGAACCTCAGCGTCCCAGTCTGCTCTAAAATGACCTCTTCAAACACTTCTTTCACAAGCCGGCCTTACTGCAGCCTCATACCAGACAGACTCAGAGGTTATTCAGGGTTGCGACCCTTGATGGACTTCCCCATGCTCTCTTCTCTCCATGGCAAAAAAATAGCTTGCAGGGGTCAATGCCTCCATAGCCACTGCTTGCTTTCCATCCAGAACCTACAGGCAACCCGAACTCCTGGAGCTCAGAGGGATTCTGcatcatcttctctcctgtcaCCATATGGGCTTTTCAGCTATACTTTACCTTTCAATCCACATTTCTCCAGCATTACCAGCTCACAAAAACCAGCTGACAGCATAATCCTGGCATCATCTGAAAGCCTGTTGCGCCAAACAGCCTGGCCTTCAACTGCCAATCACTGCCTCTGACCTTGCCAGATGCTGGAGTTGAACTTATGATAAACATGTGTAAACAATGCCAATACATAGCTGCTGTCACCCCACCACTCATATGATTCAATGCAAAATAGCTAGGATGAAGTGCAAATGAGTGGAACATGGAACTTTTGTTATACTATGGACTTCTTCAGTGCTAATGCTGGAAAAACACTGCACTTAATATTTCCTATTGGAAGACAGAATTGAcaatatagttttaataaaaaaaaaaaaaaaaaggtcgaCAGACC
It contains:
- the tbx22 gene encoding T-box transcription factor TBX22; translation: MAMQRVSEAGDRVSVACPRAQGLSRRAHAFSVEALVGKSCKRMKVEKAKDLKIETRDCDLDRVTGNVVDEGQDSVHQIEETVERTSTSAEDKTDPDAQIQVELQGSDLWSRFHEIGTEMIITKAGRRMFPSIRIKVKNLDPFKQYYVAMDIRLVDSKRYRYVYHSSQWMVAGNTDHSSFTPRLYIHPDSPCSGETWMRQVISFDRVKLTNNEMDDKGHIILQSMHKYKPHVHVVVHEPSLDVSQIAALPAEGVCTFSFPETQFTTVTAYQNQQITKLKIDRNPFAKGFRDPGRNRGVLDGVMDSYPWRNPFGLNLKPYGLELQGENCGSSESCGDISSLKRLLPHSSSSLSLPFTFSGSDSDLPNLSVPVCSKMTSSNTSFTSRPYCSLIPDRLRGYSGLRPLMDFPMLSSLHGKKIACRGQCLHSHCLLSIQNLQATRTPGAQRDSASSSLLSPYGLFSYTLPFNPHFSSITSSQKPADSIILASSESLLRQTAWPSTANHCL